The Gasterosteus aculeatus chromosome 17, fGasAcu3.hap1.1, whole genome shotgun sequence genome includes a window with the following:
- the LOC120835233 gene encoding msx2-interacting protein isoform X2 — MVRETRHLWVGNLPEHVREEKIVEHFKRYGRVESVKVLRKRGSEGGVAAFVDFVDIKSAQKAHNAVNKMGDRDLRTDYNEPGSVPSAVRGLEDGSPSSSRDVTGFTRGTVGPVFGPPVSLHTREGRYERRIDGSESRERAYDHSPYGHHERSGTFDRQRHYNADYYRDRSMFAAAGPGSSAIAGSFEASDPHFDSRIRDSFTLTNSSRRDLYRDDRGRRVDRTYHHRRSRSSHSSQSRHPSPQRTTGQTPKAPHSPKRAPLSPGRGPRSRSHSRSSSSDSVSSTSSTGSGSDSNSSSSDGSRAHSVQSSATHAPTQSSMGLDSDEPRRSFGIKVQNLPVRSTDTSLKDGLFHEFKKHGKVTSVQIHGASEDRYGLVFFRQQEDQEKALTVSKGKLFFGMLIEVTAWNGPETESENEFRPLDGRIDEFHPKATRTLFIGNLEKTTSYQQLLDIFQRFGEIVDIDIKKVNGVPQYAFVQYSDIASVCKAIKKMDGEYLGSNRLKLGFGKSMPTTCVWLDGLATSVTEQYLTRHFCRYGHVVKVVFDRLKGMALILYNNTDFAQAAVRETKGWKIGGNKIKVDFASQESQMAFYRSMQASGQDIRDFYEIPTERREERRPPYHEFTAERAYYENIRTPGIYPEEARRDFAARSRERFPELDHYQGDHFDPRYHEDPRDYRDYRDPFEQDIRKYTYIQRERERERERFEADRRWSPSQPRRPGTPTVSPSPSERAPRDPERRVYSQSSERSGSVSSVSPPHFDKSEKTLPELAAKSDKSSQPDRVASAEKTKRVKRKEKGDKDKAEKIKSRKAKGKSPSNPPPETEIDTGFEGASGRGRGSDQDALEKPKSKGDSESPTANPLSTVDAVKSEKSEISKGEGSDLDGKNRPKKHPKPDIGNDGKDMSVDSDRLAARKRRFADSGGRTIRQKRSRHEEEEDVFPSADFGAGASCMKESDTDKSKDSQRRDSRLKTDKSGTPKDSQEDLGGQREKSEGSLDPVDSKGHPGHTSSRRFSHEGTTEQSATREQEHPAAFKFAAQNADPDKSVKNKADHVDIDLSQSCRKQMEQNRRLHQQQQQRESDKSDRPGSPQGSETEDLEHRSLVHEVGKPPEDVTDNFPSHKLKKLDLFETDPGIKRERVYRSFRQKSEDPEWNSISSPGHQLFSHHVEEDFVDPSQKELCRNEEKVHPDVELLVKRTHNTPANKPNTPLLSVEEEQQKRWESRVKQELLPDLNFSRSLTKNVHNRKRLEYGIWHDLEPGEVRSDSEEDRENKPNSPMPSTSMPFTERPRVDRFSDPKLAHLERNKFYSFALDQTITPDTKALLERAKSLSSSREDNWSFLDYDSHFASLRNRKDTEKVESAPRPTPSWYMKKKKIRSGSEDKLDDRKEEPKPEEQERRELFASRFLHSPVFELDSRRLQHLERKHEEPEYAQNQHPGQQGTVDGELDSGPVVLFHSRFLELTRLQQKNKTPQLQEARDSVPTVEIKVEKSAVQEDRPLESPETVQAVMEPEIKPISPAEELIPEPRIPPTCAPQSVVKDFPPPEEKYLPLIPAPDICTPVLVIKEEVKETELVVTTHHLLTEALPHSEPVQMAAPEPSYSVDKHSTSEGKCHITEEVKPLSTETPCRRDSHDEFVSISEAELEPETTQEVPEASSPTEPSPIEKGKESPTVWRAEPEVETKPMPIDNDTNDEAVSPQKEYKTKEIKNKKKQSPARVSPVDVVSTSCSEKPATRKSERIDKEKLKRGSSPRAESRSTGKSPIHGSEPDMSEPGISASRARRRNVKSVYATPVEDDAPVRSGKESESPRSARKRGSDKDATQLQNIEQDPPAPIPATKRGRPPKNRRQGDESSTVKVEKSKMDNKDTDSNESEGGERIPRGSKGKSSPHGTKGSLNPMPTVLGLGSTRKGQKTEGADDDQEMDLTDEDSVALQDPSSSCKEEQTVKIDQKKEEKEEQGKELGRNKDVFHESKPNGKETNSQVLEEKPTLEKDRIVRGKTKLTRTPKSPVLKNLKIRLNVTEVKDLLQLGDDEQEDSSKKLRPGDQSDLVSKCTNANKVGSNDEKENATLEKQELLESPKSLISQLELEQALKNIAKLTDPASPTEPPTLPVPLTEGKIEPEEEKPSNPASETELMAAIDSITADGTVLLTPAAPSRPDVASQPEVQDLILPAKENEPESNVPALQEEPVLSATPKKGRPKRKVQKQVRKDSKEGPSISEESTIPSADGPPSTVKTAAATIPSAATTGVITWKQEPEPLAAKVADVNTESESSSEEHMQHIKSVNPQSKSQMGPKPQQVPADCISPSLSPLANRPNIRPIQTSRIPVSPPDWRHPSKDPGVSSSPLMPLASKENQPLPSDSANVDIDHGTSDLRQILMKHKNISLPGSSSIPSNLPTLRDQNPPESNTQSAAVTNKSPLSGSVMAAHPAPPIVRAPASLQSPETKSVISVIASTATSVISRVCNPPEPEDKGNVSIVNPCVDVTLPKQAYRPSKDDSGSYHVPSVGDGGGSAARFIVETLGTGSCPGLRVNTSEGVVVLSHSGQKTEGPQRISAKISQIPQATAGDIESQPLVSIPQIKQQEMYGHSHLGLQKGPSLQTDHGHPGKTQSTLSSIKQESTGLEKLESTYQSGPQGVVKRLSQGSQQVMSYHQEYMPIKHQKKIDSADPHSTDGAKPSWTSAISPAISPHLPSPPGNHVGFGTAPGDRAPPHISGVKQEPRSPRKSGHPHTQFTKVSSPVGSSSPKGLPVMLSTGLPAMQQFITGVHHAEQSVIMPTHNVPGGLGRMSPHRVNPSMPVGHLVQGDARVNTPPHSVMSYGMHSEPLASPWSGPMPPRPASPQAVGRDKVLKVNPGSLRGHDGEQEDARRFHQAAGRQSATQIKPEPMQPDPRGPMRSSVPLETYMSQREMRVLMHQQGERLATDSHSGHIQETLPSSAAPSSLPLSLSPRAHVLPKGVSEKDITKNIEAKRAHSPLPKDGMMGIRQTGQAMASPQRVQLIAPGPSGSFPEYTGMYSNSRSIHSQVPETSAVNQPPLNVPPTTGADPQTKPDGKLSQPVNMVQLLTKYPIVWQGLLALKNDTAAVQLHFVCGNKALAHRSLPLQEGGALLRIVQRMRLEASQLESVARRMTGDSDFCLLLALPCGRDQDDVLSQTQALKAAFINYLQAKLAAGIINIPNPGSNQPAYVLQIFPPCEFSESHLSQLAPDLLNRISSISPHLMIVITSV, encoded by the exons ATGGTTCGGGAAACCAGACACCTTTGGGTGGGAAATTTACCCGAACACGTTCGAGAGGAAAAAATTGTGGAGCATTTTAAACG GTATGGGCGTGTGGAAAGTGTCAAAGTCCTGAGGAAGCGAGGGTCAGAGGGTGGTGTTGCAGCTTTCGTGGATTTTGTGGATATCAAAAGTGCGCAGAAGGCTCACAATGCTGTCAACAAGATGGGGGACAGGGACCTTCGGACTGACTACAATGAACCTGGGTCAGTCCCTAGTGCTGTTCGGGGCCTTGAAGACGGCTCCCCCTCGAGCAGTCGAGACGTTACGGGATTCACTAGGGGAACAGTTGGTCCAGTGTTTGGCCCACCTGTTTCCCTTCACACCAGAGAGGGACGTTATGAACGGAGAATAGATGG CTCAGAAAGCCGTGAACGTGCGTATGACCACAGCCCATACGGACACCATGAGCGCAGTGGCACTTTCGACCGACAGCGTCACTACAATGCTGATTATTACCGCGATCGTTCCATGTTCGCTGCCGCTGGCCCGGGGAGCAGCGCCATCGCTGGGAGCTTCGAGGCATCAGACCCCCATTTTGACTCGAGAATTCGAGACTCCTTTACTCTGACTAATTCTTCACGGCGTGACCTATACCGAGATGACCGAGGGCGGCGGGTCGATAGGACCTACCATCACCGCCGGAGCCGGTCATCTCATTCCTCACAGTCACGGCACCCTTCCCCACAACGGACCACGGGGCAAACCCCCAAAGCTCCTCATTCCCCTAAAAGAGCTCCTTTGTCCCCCGGGAGAGGTCCACGATCTCGATCCCACAGCAGATCTTCGAGCTCTGACTCTGTCAGCAGCACTAGCAGCACTGGCAGCGGCAG TGATTCAAACAGCAGCTCAAGCGATGGATCTCGGGCCCACTCTGTCCAGTCGTCAGCCACACACGCCCCTACTCAGTCTTCTATGGGGCTTGACTCCGATGAGCCACGCAGGAGCTTTGGAATTAAGGTTCAAAACCTACCAGTGCGCTCCACGG aCACCAGTTTAAAAGACGGACTTTTCCATGAATTCAAGAAGCATGGGAAAGTGACCTCAGTGCAGATCCACGGAGCTTCAGAAGACCGCTATGGTTTGGTGTTCTTTAGGCAACAAGAAGATCAAGAGAAAGCCCTCACTGTTTCCAAAGGAAAGCTGTTCTTTGGCATGCTTATTGAAGTCACAGCCTGGAATGGCCCAG AAACAGAGAGTGAAAATGAATTCAGGCCCTTGGATGGGCGGATAGATGAGTTCCACCCAAAGGCCACACGGACACTGTTCATTGGCAACCTTGAGAAGACCACCAGTTATCAACAACTCCTTGACATTTTTCAACGCTTCGGCGAAATTGTG GACATTGACATCAAGAAAGTAAATGGAGTTCCCCAGTATGCCTTTGTTCAGTATTCTGATATTGCTAGTGTCTGCAAGGCCATTAAGAAGATGGACGGAGAGTATCTGGGAAGCAACAGACTCAAG CTTGGGTTTGGAAAGAGTATGCCCACTACGTGTGTCTGGCTGGATGGTTTAGCAACCAGTGTGACAGAGCAATACCTCACACGGCATTTCTGCCGTTATGGACATGTAGTCAAG GTTGTGTTTGATAGATTGAAAGGGATGGCCCTCATCTTGTACAACAACACAGATTTTGCTCAGGCCGCTGTGAGGGAGACCAAAGGTTGGAAGATTGGTGGCAATAAAATAAAG GTGGATTTTGCAAGTCAGGAGAGTCAGATGGCATTCTACCGATCTATGCAGGCATCTGGTCAAGACATTAGAGACTTCTATGAAATTCCAACTGAGCGACG AGAGGAACGCAGACCCCCATACCATGAATTTACTGCAGAAAGGGCTTACTATGAGAATATACGAACCCCTGGCATCTACCCAGAGGAAGCTAGAAGGGACTTTGCTGCTCGCAGCAGAGAACGTTTTCCTGAACTGGACCACTATCAGGGGGATCACTTTGACCCACGTTATCATGAAGACCCAAGGGACTACAGGGATTACAGAGACCCCTTTGAGCAAGATATCCGAAAATACACATATATTCAAAGGgagcgagaaagagagcgagaacGTTTTGAGGCGGACCGCAGGTGGAGCCCTTCCCAGCCGAGGCGACCTGGCACCCCTACGGTGTCGCCTTCACCATCTGAGCGCGCTCCCAGAGACCCAGAACGTCGGGTTTACAGCCAGTCCTCCGAGCGAAGTGGAAGTGTTAGTTCCGTGTCACCACCACATTTCGATAAATCTGAAAAGACCTTGCCAGAACTTGCTGCGAAGAGTGATAAGAGCAGCCAACCAGATCGTGTAGCAAGTGCTGAGAAAACTAAACGAGTGAAACGAAAAGAGAAAGGGGACAAGGATAAAGCGGAGAAGATTAAATCAAGGAAAGCAAAGGGGAAATCTCCATCCAACCCTCCACCTGAAACAGAGATTGATACTGGTTTTGAGGGAGCGTCTGGAAGAGGAAGGGGATCAGACCAGGATGCTCTTGAGAAACCGAAAAGTAAAGGGGATAGTGAATCTCCTACTGCAAATCCATTGTCAACTGTTGACGCTGTAAAAAGTGAAAAATCTGAAATTAGTAAAGGTGAGGGTTCAGACTTGGATGGAAAAAACAGACCCAAGAAACATCCAAAGCCTGATATTGGAAATGATGGAAAAGATATGTCAGTGGATTCTGATCGCCTTGCTGCAAGAAAAAGGCGCTTTGCTGATTCAGGTGGTAGAACTATTCGTCAGAAAAGAAGCaggcacgaggaggaggaggatgttttTCCCTCCGCTGACTTTGGTGCCGGTGCCTCATGTATGAAGGAGTCGGACACTGACAAAAGCAAAGACTCGCAACGGAGAGATTCAAGACTTAAAACTGATAAAAGTGGCACTCCGAAAGATAGCCAAGAGGACCTTGGAGGGCAAAGAGAGAAGTCTGAGGGATCTTTGGACCCTGTGGACTCAAAAGGACATCCTGGGCACACTTCATCCAGAAGGTTCTCCCATGAGGGGACCACAGAACAAAGCGCTACAAGGGAGCAAGAACACCCTGCTGCTTTCAAATTTGCTGCACAGAATGCCGACCCTGACAAAAGTGTTAAAAACAAGGCAGACCATGTTGATATTGACCTCTCTCAGAGTTGCCGCAAGCAAATGGAGCAAAATAGACGCTTgcaccagcagcaacagcagcgtgAGTCCGACAAATCGGACAGACCAGGAAGTCCTCAAGGAAGTGAAACGGAGGACTTAGAACATCGCAGTCTTGTGCATGAAGTTGGTAAGCCCCCTGAGGATGTCACAGATAATTTCCCTTCTCACAAACTGAAGAAACTAGACCTATTTGAAACTGACCCAGGAATTAAGAGGGAGCGTGTCTACAGGAGCTTCAGACAAAAGAGTGAAGATCCTGAGTGGAACAGCATTTCCTCTCCAGGACATCAGCTCTTTTCTCACCATGTAGAAGAAGACTTTGTGGACCCTTCTCAGAAAGAGTTGTGTCGAAATGAGGAAAAGGTTCACCCAGATGTGGAGCTGTTAGTTAAAAGGACACATAATACGCCTGCTAACAAGCCAAACACTCCTTTACTTAGTGtggaagaagaacaacaaaagaGATGGGAGAGCAGAGTCAAACAAGAATTGTTGCCCGACCTGAATTTTTCCAGAAGTCTAACTAAGAATGTCCACAATCGTAAACGTTTGGAATATGGTATTTGGCACGACTTGGAGCCTGGGGAAGTACGATCCGACTCTGAGGAGGACCGAGAGAACAAACCCAACTCTCCCATGCCGTCCACATCCATGCCTTTTACCGAGAGGCCAAGGGTTGACAGGTTTTCAGACCCCAAACTTGCACATCTTGAAAGGAACAAATTCTACTCCTTTGCACTTGATCAAACTATCACACCTGATACAAAGGCTCTGCTTGAACGGGCAAAGTCTCTTTCCTCTTCCAGAGAAGATAACTGGTCCTTTTTGGATTATGATTCTCACTTTGCAAGTTTACGCAACAGAAAGGATACTGAGAAAGTAGAATCGGCCCCCCGACCTACACCTTCCTGgtacatgaaaaagaaaaagatccgAAGTGGATCTGAAGACAAACTTGATGACAGAAAGGAGGAACCTAAGCCAGAGGAACAGGAACGCAGGGAACTTTTTGCCTCGCGCTTCCTTCACAGTCCTGTCTTTGAGCTAGACTCCAGGCGACTTCAACACTTGGAACGCAAACATGAAGAACCCGAATATGCACAGAACCAACACCCTGGTCAGCAAGGGACAGTAGATGGTGAACTTGACTCGGGGCCAGTTGTCCTTTTCCATAGTCGTTTTTTGGAACTGACACGACtgcaacaaaagaacaaaacccCTCAGCTGCAAGAGGCAAGAGACTCAGTACCCACAGTTGAGATTAAAGTGGAGAAATCAGCTGTTCAAGAGGACCGCCCTTTAGAGTCGCCTGAAACTGTGCAAGCTGTCATGGAGCCAGAAATTAAACCCATTAGTCCTGCTGAAGAGCTGATCCCTGAACCCAGAATCCCACCAACCTGTGCCCCCCAATCGGTGGTCAAGGACTTTCCTCCACCAGAAGAGAAATATCTTCCGTTGATCCCAGCCCCCGATATATGTACCCCTGTGTTAGTCATAAAGGAAGAGGTGAAAGAAACTGAGCTCGTAGTAACGACACACCACCTGTTAACGGAAGCACTGCCTCATAGTGAACCTGTACAAATGGCAGCACCCGAACCCAGTTATTCAGTGGATAAACATTCTACCTCTGAAGGGAAATGTCATATTACTGAGGAGGTAAAACCTCTCTCTACTGAAACGCCATGCCGTCGTGATTCTCATGATGAGTTTGTTAGCATTTCAGAAGCAGAATTGGAGCCTGAGACAACACAAGAAGTGCCTGAAGCCAGTAGTCCCACAGAACCTAGTCCTATAGAGAAAGGCAAAGAAAGTCCCACTGTTtggagagcagagcctgaggtAGAAACGAAACCAATGCCCATTGATAATGACACAAATGACGAAGCCGTCTCACCTCAGAAAGAGTATAAAAcgaaagaaattaaaaataaaaagaaacaatccCCTGCTCGGGTTTCTCCTGTTGATGTTGTATCTACCTCTTGTTCTGAGAAGCCAGCAACACGCAAGAGTGAGCGCATTGACAAAGAGAAGCTGAAACGTGGATCATCCCCTAGAGCTGAATCAAGGTCCACGGGCAAATCCCCTATTCATGGTTCCGAACCGGATATGTCAGAGCCGGGCATATCGGCGAGCAGAGCACGACGAAGGAATGTTAAATCTGTGTATGCCACCCCAGTTGAAGATGATGCGCCTGTTCGTTCTGGAAAGGAAAGTGAGTCACCGCGCTCTGCGCGAAAGCGAGGTTCAGATAAAGATGCAACACAACTACAAAATATTGAACAGGATCCACCTGCCCCAATTCCTGCAACTAAACGGGGCCGCCCCCCCAAGAATCGCAGACAAGGTGATGAGAGTTCAACAGTTAAAGTAGAAAAATCTAAAATGGACAATAAAGACACCGATTCAAATGAATCCGAAGGTGGGGAACGAATTCCAAGAGGGTCAAAAGGAAAATCGTCCCCTCATGGCACAAAAGGTTCATTGAATCCGATGCCCACGGTTTTAGGATTGGGATCAACAAGGAAGGGGCAAAAAACTGAAGGGGCTGATGATGATCAGGAAATGGATTTAACAGATGAAGATTCCGTGGCCTTGCAAGATCCATCAAGTTCATGTAAAGAAGAACAAACTGTAAAAATTGatcaaaagaaagaggagaaagaagaacaaGGAAAAGAATTAGGCAGAaataaagatgtttttcatGAAAGTAAACCTAATGGGAAAGAGACAAATTCCCAGGTCTTGGAAGAGAAACCGACCTTGGAAAAAGACCGGATTgttagaggaaaaacaaagttgACTAGAACTCCCAAGTCTCCTGTTCTTAAGAACCTCAAAATCCGACTAAATGTGACAGAGGTGAAAGATCTTCTTCAGTTGGGAGATGATGAACAAGAAGATTCTTCAAAAAAGTTGAGACCGGGTGACCAAAGCGATCTTGTTTCCAAGTGTACTAATGCCAACAAAGTAGGTTCCAATGACGAGAAGGAAAATGCCACTTTGGAAAAACAAGAGCTTCTGGAATCCCCGAAAAGCTTAATTTCACAGCTGGAATTGGAACAGGCTCtgaaaaatattgcaaaacttACGGATCCAGCTTCTCCAACAGAACCACCAACTCTGCCTGTCCCGCTTACAGAAGGGAAAATTGagccagaagaagaaaaaccttCCAATCCCGCTAGCGAGACGGAACTCATGGCTGCTATTGATTCCATAACTGCTGACGGAACTGTATTATTGactccagcagctccatcaaGGCCAGATGTAGCTTCACAACCTGAGGTACAAGACCTGATTTTGCCAGCTAAGGAAAATGAACCTGAATCAAATGTACCTGCTTTACAGGAGGAGCCTGTCTTATCTGCTACACCCAAAAAGGGAAGACCAAAACGAAAAGTCCAAAAGCAAGTAAGAAAAGATTCAAAGGAAGGACCTTCAATAAGTGAGGAATCGACGATTCCTTCGGCAGATGGCCCACCTTCCACTGTAAAGACCGCTGCTGCAACAATTCCATCAGCAGCAACTACTGGGGTCATTACTTGGAAGCAAGAACCGGAGCCTTTGGCCGCAAAGGTCGCCGACGTAAACACCGAGTCAGAGTCATCTTCTGAGGAACACATGCAGCATATTAAATCTGTTAACCCCCAGTCTAAGAGTCAAATGGGCCCAAAGCCTCAACAGGTTCCAGCTGACTGCATCTCCCCTTCCCTGTCCCCCCTAGCCAACAGGCCAAATATCAGACCCATTCAAACGAGTAGAATTCCTGTTTCTCCCCCGGATTGGCGGCATCCATCTAAAGATCCAGGAGTCTCCTCTTCACCTCTCATGCCATTGGCGTCCAAGGAAAACCAGCCTTTACCCTCCGACTCTGCAAACGTGGATATTGATCATGGCACAAGTGACTTGAGGCAGATTCTTATGAAACATAAAAATATCTCCTTGCCAGGCAGTAGTTCTATTCCAAGTAACCTTCCCACTCTGCGTGATCAAAACCCCCCTGAAAGTAATACTCAGTCAGCCGCTGTGACGAATAAGTCCCCCCTATCAGGGAGTGTAATGGCTGCTCATCCGGCTCCACCTATTGTTCGAGCTCCAGCCTCATTACAATCTCCTGAGACAAAGTCTGTTATCTCAGTTATTGCGTCCACGGCCACCTCTGTCATCAGTCGTGTTTGCAATCCTCCCGAGCCTGAGGACAAGGGAAACGTGAGCATTGTCAATCCCTGTGTTGACGTGACTCTTCCCAAACAAGCCTATAGGCCCAGCAAAGACGATAGCGGATCATACCATGTTCCGTCCGTTGGTGATGGAGGTGGAAGTGCTGCACGCTTCATCGTCGAAACGCTCGGTACGGGGTCTTGCCCTGGTCTGAGAGTAAATACGTCTGAAGGAGTGGTAGTATTAAGCCACTCGGGCCAGAAGACTGAAGGACCGCAGAGGATCAGTGCCAAGATAAGTCAGATCCCACAAGCAACAGCAGGTGACATAGAATCTCAGCCGCTGGTGTCCATACCCCAGATAAAACAACAGGAAATGTATGGTCATTCTCATTTAGGACTTCAAAAGGGGCCCTCACTGCAGACAGACCATGGGCATCCCGGTAAGACACAGTCAACTTTGTCTTCCATTAAACAAGAAAGCACTGGTTTGGAAAAGCTGGAATCGACGTACCAGTCTGGACCTCAAGGAGTAGTGAAGCGTCTCTCACAAGGTAGCCAGCAAGTAATGAGTTACCATCAAGAGTACATGCcaataaaacatcaaaagaaAATAGACAGTGCTGATCCTCACAGCACCGATGGAGCTAAACCTTCTTGGACCTCGGCCATAAGTCCTGCAATAAGCCCCCATTTGCCCTCTCCGCCCGGCAACCACGTAGGCTTTGGCACAGCGCCGGGTGACCGAGCGCCCCCCCATATCAGCGGAGTCAAACAGGAGCCGCGGTCCCCTCGCAAGTCAGGTCATCCACACACTCAGTTTACTAAAGTGTCCTCTCCCGTGGGCTCCTCGTCACCCAAGGGCCTACCAGTGATGTTATCCACTGGTCTCCCTGCTATGCAACAGTTCATTACCGGCGTACATCACGCGGAGCAGTCAGTCATCATGCCGACTCACAACGTGCCCGGAGGCCTGGGACGGATGTCTCCTCACCGGGTCAACCCGTCGATGCCAGTGGGGCACCTTGTCCAAGGAGACGCTCGGGTCAATACTCCACCTCACTCCGTGATGAGCTACGGGATGCACAGTGAGCCCCTCGCCTCTCCGTGGTCTGGTCCCATGCCGCCGCGGCCTGCCTCTCCCCAGGCTGTTGGCAGGGACAAGGTTCTCAAGGTGAACCCCGGTTCTCTGAGGGGCCACGACGGGGAGCAGGAAGACGCGAGACGCTTCCACCAGGCTGCCGGAAGGCAATCTGCAACGCAGATAAAACCAGAGCCTATGCAGCCCGATCCTCGCGGGCCTATGCGGAGTAGTGTCCCATTGGAGACATACATGTCACAAAGAGAGATGCGCGTCCTCATGCACCAACAGGGAGAGCGTCTGGCCACTGACTCTCATTCTGGACACATTCAGGAGACCCTTCCCTCATCTGCTGCACCTTCCAGCCTGCCGTTGTCCTTGTCTCCAAGAGCACATGTTTTGCCGAAAGGTGTGTCTGAGAAGGATATAACAAAGAATATTGAGGCAAAGAGGGCACACTCTCCTCTTCCTAAGGATGGAATGATGGGGATAAGACAAACTGGGCAAGCAATGGCGTCTCCCCAAAGAGTTCAGCTAATTGCACCAGGACCCAGTGGCTCATTCCCAGAGTATACTGGGATGTACTCAAACTCAAGAAGCATCCATTCTCAAGTACCAGAGACGTCTGCCGTTAACCAGCCGCCACTGAACGTCCCACCAACCACG